The DNA segment cgctatagagcactgcacaccagaacaactagacacaagaacagtttttccccgaaggccatcactctgctaaacaaataattccttcaacactgtcaaactatttactaaatctgcactactattaatcttctcatcgttcccatcaccaatctccttccacttatgactgtatgactgtaactttgttgctggcaatccttatgatttatattgatatattgaccatcaattgtgttataaatgttgtaccttgatgaacgtatcttttcttttatgcacactgagagcatatgcaccaagacaaattccttgtgtgtccaatcacacttggccaataaaaaattctattctattctattctaaaaaaaatttcttcctCTTCAAGCACTGAATCCCTTTTCACTCTTACACAATCCCAGCTGAGATTTGGACTAGAATATTCTTCTGACTGTAAGCTCTCTTTAGAGTTGAACATGCTATGGGTattcatctagtgcaggggtgtcaagctcgcaTTGTCATGGcctcgtcacatgatgtatcgcaactttcccccccttcattaaactgggcgtaggcatggccagtgtgtgatgcatctggcctgtgggccgcgagtttgacagccttgatttagtgtgatttgtttggttttttttttttaatttacatttatatcccgcccttctctgaagactcagggcggcttacagtgtgtaaggcaatagtctcattctatttgtatatttacaaagtcaacttattgcccccccaacaatctgggtcctcattttacctaccttataaaggatggaaggctgagtcaaccttggacctggtgggactagaacctgcagtaattgcaggctgctgtgttttaataacaggcttcttacagcctgagccacaccgcggcccttagtATATTGTTTGGCTTAGTATATTGTGTGAACACAGACAATTATGGATTATTTAATAAACCATTGCACAAACCTGGATTTTTTTCTAGATACACTTTAGAATTATGATcggtatataaaaatatttaaatttggcaTCTGAAAGTTTTAAACCACAAACAACAACTGAAataatttgttcatttttttaatttacatttatatcccgcccttctctgaagactgagggcggcttacagtgtgtaaggcaatagtctcattctatttgtatatttacaaagtcaacttattgcccccccaacaatctgggtcctcattttacctaccttatggaaggctgagtcaaccttggacctggtgggactagaatctgcactactattaatcttctcatcgttcccatcaccaatctccttccacttatgactgtataactgtaactttgttgctggcaatccttatgatttatattgatatattgaccatcaattgtgttataaatgttgtaccttgatgaacgtatcttttcttttatgcacactgagagcatatgcaccaagacaaattccttgtgtgtccaatcacacttggccaataaaaattctattctaaaaaaatttctcacttagcaacataaattctggactcaattgcagtggtaacttgaagactacctgtaattataaaTTGATTAGTTCCCAATAAGGGTTTTTAAGAATACCTGTTCCATTATGGTCTATGCAttgctttcttttctgtacaTGTTTTGCCACACCATacaggcagaggtgaaatccagcagcttctgacagattctggagaatcggtagtggaaattttgagcagttcggagaactgacaaaaaccacctctgtctggccccagagtggggtgggaatggagattttgcagtacccttcctctgccatgcccaccaagccacactcacaagccacgcccacagaaccagtagtaaaaaaaattggatttcaccactgcatacagGCCTAATTTATTCAAGGAGTATATATTACTCTGCCAAAACTGGCAGATCATGTTTAACTAGGAAGCACAATGGAATGTAAAGTGCTGTGGGTTGCTATGTTATttgctgaaaaattaaaattaaggttttaaatataaatggatattttaaagcttttgttgTCTCCCAAAGTGTTTTGCATTAGTTGACCTTGACCtcaacacacccacccacccacacacattcATGCACAAACATATACAACAGAAGGGAAACAGAAGACTGGTTATTCAAGTCCAGAGCAAAGGAATCAAATGTAAGGCAGCATAGAACTATGCAGTTCTGGCTGGTCTGTTCCTGTTTTGCTGACGTTCTTCCTTATGCAAGTCCTTTGACTTTCTGACCAGTGGATGAGAAATGAGTTAGCTCCATAAGGAAGTGAGTCCCTGTGAATTTTActttgctagtcattgccaactctagtgggggcagtgctcatctccatttcaaggccataagACAGAGATTATGGATCAGGGGTGGACTCAgccaaaggaactctgggagttgaagtccacaagtcttaaagtggccaaggttggagacccttgttatggatggctatacaggtagtcctcaacttacaacagttcatttagtgactgttcaaagttacagtggcattgaaaaaagtgacttatgaccatttttcacacttatggccattgcagcatccccacatgaATTACAAtcggatgcttgataactggttcATAATTATGACCGTTGTGGTATTCTGAGGgcatgtgaccttctgacaagcaaagtcagtggggaagccagattcacttaacaacatgttactaatttaacaatagtgattcacctaacaaaggtggcaaaaaaagtcaaagtcgtaaaatgggtcaaaactcacttaaaaaatttctcacttagcaacataaattctggactcaattgcagtggtaacttgaagactacctgtaattataaaTTGATTAGTTCCCAATAAGGGTTTTTAAGAATACCTGTTCCATTATGGTCTATGCATTGCTTTCTTTTCTATACATGTTTTGCCACACCATacaggcagaggtgaaatccagcagcttctgacaggttctggagaatcggtagcggaaattttgagcagttcggagaactgacaaaAACCacttctgtctggccccagagtggggtgggaatggagattttgcagtacccttcctctgccatgcccaccaagccacactcacaagccacgcccacagaaccagtagtaaaaaaaattggatttcaccactgcatacagGCCTAATTTATTCAAGGAGTATATATTACTCTGCCAAAACTGGCAGATCATGTTTAACTAGGAAGCACAATGGAATGTAAAGTGCTGTGGGTTGCTATGTTATTTGCTGACCaacataattttttcctgaaatagcTTTGTAAATAAGATCAAGAGATTGCATtgacataaaatatatttaaaaactcaGAATTTTCTCTAATATGATTTCTCTAATCTTGAGCCTTTCAGATGTGTTACGGCTAGAGTTCTCATAAGTCTAAGTAAGCACTGCCCACAGCCAACGTTCCACGGTTCTGGGTGGGGGACACTTAGGTAGGATTACCCACCAACTATTGTATGATTTTGGGGAAGAAACATCTTATTACTtgagtttatgtgtgtgtgtatttttaatCTTGTAGAAGCCAACTGTCCTCCTTGTGGATCGCAGTCTTGGAGTTGTACCCTGGTGGTCTTCCATGATTATTGTACCTGCATTCCTAGAAGTTTTTGCCGAGATGGAATACAACACTGCTTTGACTGGTCTGATGAATACCTCTGTACAAGATAAGCAGAAGATGGACCATAACCTTGGAGAAACTAAAAAAACAATACACTGAGAACCAGGCTGTTGTGGAATTGCAGATAACTTTAAAGGGACCTCTCAAAGAATGTTTTATTCAGTGTTGTTGCTCTTCACAGCATGTTCCCCGCTTGGTTGCAGGGGCCGTTTGTTTTGCTCTGCATTCACCTAGTTCTCACAGTGAAGCTATTCATCCCTGACAGACAAGAGGATTTTGGTTTTCATTCAGTTTGTCAGAGCCTGACACTGCTGTTTCCGGATCAGCGACGTGCTTAAATTCAGTCTTTATAATCTTCAAATCTTGGAAAGATGCTCATGTACCAATAAAGCACTATCTTATTTGTAAATCAGAAGTTATGAGCTTTCACCTTATATCAGCTTTAGTTGTTTATGAGTTTATAAATATACAGAAGAGCCATGTCTGATATTTAGATGGCAGGCCAGGAGACATACTAgctagaaaaaaaagggaaagaaaccaCATAATTATATGCAAAGAAAAGGCTGCCATGTTTATGAATGCCCCCTCCACATCCCTAAATATTTGAGTGTCTTTTCAGAGCAACTTAgcttaatacaggtagccctcaacttacaacagttcatttagtgaccgttcaaagttacaaaggcactgaaaaaagtgacttaccatttttcacacttacgaccattatagcattcccatggtcacatgatcaaagctcagatgcttggaaactggttcatatttatgacagttgccatgtcctgggatcatgtgatcagcttttgcaaacttcaaagtcaatggggaagccagattcacttaactatcacGCTGCTACAAGCTTTGACCCTCAAGACTCCACCTGACTGTTCTGGGTGCTGCTTTTATTCACCTGTAAGCCAAACTTGCTAAACTTTGGCAGGGAACCCCTATACTGcaagtgtgtgtgtttgcatgcctCATTTAGTGAAGAGAATAAAGCCACTCCTTCATGTATTTGGATGTGCTTGGCCCAGAACAAGACAGTTTATAATGTGGAAAGGTCAAACTTAGTTGGCGAGCTCCAAATTTTGAAACTCAAAACTGCACAACTAGTCTTGTAttacttttcttttcaaaaagtaCAAATGTATATTTTTGAACATCACAATTGATATAAACAGTTCAACCATAACACTCTTCAGCCCTTTTGTTTactgtattatattttattacttgTGGTTTAAGTCTTGCCCTGTTTCTTCAGATACAACCTACAAAGAGGTTACATCACCCAAGAATGACTTGCATGAATTAAGACTCCCAACAAAAATCAACACCAGGGACAAAAATGAATCATAGCTAGTATCATTTCCAGCAGTTTCTCAGTGAATCCACCTTATGTTCACCCAAACATGGTAAAATGCTCATGTATTGTATGTACAGAAGTATAGCAAGTGTTTCATTTTCTTTACAGTGGTTTCAAGTTGATTTCTTTCCAGTCCATCAACTGCAAATATAAAATGCACCATTTATTTTCCAAGAGAGACAAAGCTGAACATCAGccaattaatttaaaatgttcACTTTATTCAATAAGAGTTTAGTAGGTCCCATTCTGTCTGTGAAAAACTAAAGAGTTCTGATTGAAGGTGATGTTTTTTCTGCTCCCCTGCAGTTCTCCTTCTCTTTGGGAATTCTTCAATCATTTCCATGTCTCTTTGTGGTAAAGGATTATCTGATGTCTCTGTTCTTTCTTTGTAGAACTGCAAGTTCTCATAATTTTCTCTTTGCTTTTCCCCTAACAGTGATTCTGGAGATCCTTCTGCTTTGGGTCTTTTTCCAtctgcaaacaacaacaaaaacctctCATGAAGTGGCCACAACAGCatttttatgttgttatgttTTGGCTAGCAGCATCAAGAAAAGAACATTAACTTATATAGATATTTTGAAGGCTTCCAAATGTTCAAAGGATTACTGCTTTAATTCTTCCAGTCATTTTAAATGAAGCCTGAGGAAAGGAGGAATCTTATTTCGTAAGGAGAGAgcagttttaaaaaatccatttcaaGTTAACTGTTAACATCTGTGTCTGTACAACCTCTTTAGCTCACAGCTTCAGGGGGCAAAAATATACCTCGgttttttaaaagtagttttagcttgGAAGCAACTGTCTTTATTCAATTACTTACAGAAATGTTGTGCTGCTAGTCTAGATTTTATACTTTCTTTGGAGTTAACTACTTCTAGGACTGCATGTTTCCACTGCAAGATAACCTGAAAAAGTTAATTTCAATAGTGAGTGCACTTAAAATACCACATTACTTAATTGTGTATATATTATGATACTTAGGATGAACAAGTGTCATTACTGTCAAAACTAAGTGATAGTTAACTGAATTGAAAGAATATGAATTATAATCTCTGTAATAACTATCGTTTTTACAGTCTTAAaccaaaattaataattaatttaaaaatacatttcttgtTAAATAATCATTATTTAGTTATATTTCTAAACCTCCTCCTTCAAAGAAGGGCTctacaatatattatatattatataacataaTACTTGTAATGTTAGTATACAAAACTAATTAATACTGATAGAATATCCAGTTATCTATATGTATTACTTCAATGCATTTAAATAAGAGAATATTAAGAATCTATTATATAACTGTCATGCAGAaataatatattgtataaaaACTGAGAAGATGGAACAACATGAGAGCTACATAGCAAGATTTAATAACATGTCAAAGGACTGAGCTAGTTCtacattaatatattatatatgtttctTCAAATGTTActcctttaattattattttgcatattCTTTTAGGATTATATAAGCAATGTTACATTTTGTTTGCACTTCATCATATCTTCTTACAGTTATACTTTATGAGTAAAATATTTAagcattaaagaaaatatttctttgttATTGATGCCTGACATTTTAAAACATTCAGACTCACAAACTCAtcttattatatattaaaaatggatATTGGTAATTTAGGAAGTACCTGTTCTGCCCATCCTTCTGTTTTGCAGCTGCTATGATCAAATTCTTTCAAAGGGATCTTTGAATGGACTAGGTCTATGAGCGTCTGGATTTGGTCAATGACTTGTTTTGTGCCCTAGCAATAAAGAGAAACCAAAATAGATTGGCTATGTTCGTGTCATACAGTGATGTCTAATGGTTTGGCTTTGCAAAATGTTTAAATCCAGCCTTTTTGTTTGTAAACAATGCTTTATAGCTTAGTGCAAGGAGGTGGCCAcactgactttatttatttatttttactgattGAAAGAATGCCTAGCTCCAGATGCTTCTGGGTGCAAACAAATGATCTAGAGAAAcccagtaaaacaaaacaaagtcatAGCAAGCAAAATCCTACAGGGGCTCTCGTGCTACTCTGTCCCAAGGCCTAAAAACAAGGATTTCAGCACCTCATGGAGTATAATCAGGGTGGGTGTCACATGGGTCTTCAGAGAATATCATTCCAGAGGGCATGTGCCATGAGAAGGCCCCAACAGAAGACACAGTTTTACAGAAAGGACTCAAAGCACTCTGATTCTGCCAGATCTTATCAGCATGTTTCCTggcaacatttaaaacaaatcatGGCTTATGATTAATATCTGAATCCCCCCATTCTATAAAACAACAAAGTCAATGACAAGACTTATGACAAAACAGAAATGTTGACCTTTTTATATGTGAGAATGTATGGTGTACCTGTGTGTGTAAATACTCATGTGCCTAAAACTAGATGTCAAACAAAGTAAACACTTTTTACCTTGAGGCCAGTTCCAGAGAGATCCAAATAGTTCATCTTCTTGAAAGGACACAGATACCTAACTCCTTTATTTGTGATTCCCGGATTATctatataaaaataacaatattgcgTTAAAATTAAACCTGTTATACACGCTAAAGGGCATACAAGAGATAAAgtaactcaaaatgtttacttaaATGTTTCTTAACTTGACACTATGCTAAACAATACGCCAATTAAGCTATTATTGTTACTTAACTGAAAGGGGTTCTGAAAGCTTCATTTCCTTGCCAAAAAAGACTATATTTTAGCAAGTATGGTTACATTAAGAGGTGTCTTAGGAATTACAAGAAAATGTAAAATAACAAACCATGGATTGTCACACATAGGAGCAATAACATTGAGTAGGATAGGTGCCCTCTAGATACCATCTTTCAGGCATGCTCAAGGCTTATGAAATGATATCTTCCTGTCTGCAGCCCCTCTTCTTTGAAATATTACCTCTTGTGGTTAGATTAGCCttaattttgttatattttacaAAAGCCATAAAATCTAACTTTTTTTGAAAGGCTTGGAAGAGGATCTGTATGTTATTGTTCTGGGTGGCTTTAAGCTCTATGTAATATTGTTTTTTGCtactgaaattattattttgttatacagtcttattgttttaatattcttATTGAACGGAAGGAATATAAACCACTCAGAGTCCTGTTGGATTAGAGTGGCATCTAAGCCTGATACAAAAACAGAGAAATATCACATTTCAGGACAGGCATTTGCACTTTTTCTTTcccactacaagtagtcctcgaattacgaccacaattgagcccaaaatttatgttgctaacggagacatttgttaagtcaactttgctccttttttgccacagttaagtgaatactGTAgtgattaagttagtaacatggttgttaagtgaatttgactttcccattgactgcttgtcaggctacaaaaagtgatcatatgatccttacacactgcaaccgtcataaatatgagtcagttgtcaagcatctgaattttgatcacatgaccatggggatgccacagcaatcataaatgtgaaaaacggtcagaagtcactttttcagtgccgttataactttgaatgatcattaaatgaacggttataagtcaaggataccTGTATATGaataaagactagatatttgtTATCAAATACTCCTGTTCCATAGAGCTCCAGCAAACCAGGATATTGTACCATCTTGTTTGCTGTATTCAAGCTAGGAACCACTGCTTAAGGGAGTTGGGAATATATAACCTTAATACATTAAACTGAATtgaattaaattagtaacaaatgATTTATTTAACTTGACCACTGAAGTCTTTCAGCAATTTAAAGCAGAACATAaagctgaaattaaaattaaaaatagtaaaaatctAGAATTCAAACTCTGTTTCAAATATGTCTAAAAATTTTGTTAAGCTAACATAGACAATCAATTTGGAAGCGAATGCATTCTAAAGAAGCAGAACAGATTCAGAAAAAGATCAACCATGAGTCATTTACAAGATAACCTTGAGAAACCGTAAGCAAATCACCTTAATTTTAACTAAGAGGGTCAAACAGAAAAAGATACACAGTCATATAAGCTGGTCATATCCCCAATGAGACTATAAAGTTGAATTACTAGTCCTTTACATGGAAACAAATTGGCAGCCGGCATAATGATGTTATTATATGCATAATGGGATGTCTTTGACCAAGCCATATGCTGCATTTAAATTTCTGAACAAGACATAAAGACATTCCCATGTAGGGTATTTATATTAGTCAAGTTGGTGCTAGAAGAATGCACAGGAAAAGGgtcagaaaaaaaggaagatccAGATGCACCCCACACTATGTTTCTGCTTCTTTTGGAAGAGTGTCATTTTGTTCAGTATAGGGTGAGCTCTCTTGTCTATTATTACATCTTCTCCAGAGTTAGATAGTATATTATGGTCCAACACCAGATTAGccttaaccaatccattacctgaATTCAAATGAGCTATGCCAATTACTTGAGGTGATACAAGGAAATAGATTTTTAAGTCATTACATCAGATAATATCCAACATCAGATTATCTGATATGTCCCTCAACAGTTTATATAAATATTGAAAACCGTCAGTGATTGCTATGTTGAAACCAAGTATTTCCAAACAGCGCTGCCTCAAAGTTTATCTGGAAGAGAACTGGAATAACTAAAGAAAATTGAGATTTAAATAAAAACACACCCAAAGAACTTGATGTCTCTTGAGTAACATTCCAAAGTATTCAAATAATCTATTGAGTCTTGATTCTATTCATCTCAAACATGAAGGATAACATTGCTGGCTTTGTAGCAAAAAAATAGTAACTTGTCTCTCAAAGTTCAGTTAAGGAAAGGAaggtataggcagtccttgatttacgacaattgtgcccaaattttctgttgttaaacaagacagttgCTGAGTTTTGCactattttataaccttttctgccacagttgttaggtgaatcactgcagttattaagttaataacagggttgttaaataaatttggcttccctactgactttgtttgttagaagatcgtaaaaagtgatcacgtgacccagggacactgcaatggcaatggtcttaagtgtaaaaaatggtcatacatcacttttttcagtgtctgtgtaacttcaaatggtcactaaatgaatggttgtaaattagtCTTAATTTATACTTACAAGACAAATCCAATACTGAGAGATTTTCAAGGCCTCTTTTCATCACTCGAACTCGTGCTGTCATTTTGCGAAGCCCAATATCTGATAAGCAGTTATCTTTCAGGAGAAGGTGAGTTAGACTGAAGTAAAATGTAAAAATTGCAGTTTTTACAGAAATATCTGGAGTAATGTTAATTGTTAAAGAATAATTAAAGAGTATTTCCTGAAAAGTATCAATTATTGTTTCAGGTTTCCTTTCTCATTTTAAGACCAGCTTGAATTCTTTATGTTATCACAATTATCATACATTAGTAAtgttcagaaaaagaaaacacattttaGTACCTTAAAGTTTATTTGTCTTAACCTAGTTAATTTATTAATCTAACCCAATTTGTTGTATATGTCTACAACTGCAAATTTGAACACACTTCAAAGAATTGTAAATTAAATAGATATGACACTATTAATCTAGACATGATTTAATTAAACAGGGCtataaaaagcatttaaaagaaatGGTCTTTTTGTAACATGGATTATAGTACAAGTATGACATTAGcatgaaaaaagtacctttctttctttgaaatatttaAGCAGTCACATCCTTTTAAGACTCTCTGCTTCAAAAGCTGTCCTCAGTCCATGTGCTATACACATATATGTGCATGTCCAGGCAACATTTCTGCATGGACTGTTAGTGAAGAGGTTGGTAAACATGTCTACAGAAACAGCTGTTGTTTGAACTATAGACCAGATTTAGATACTGCACTAAATCATGTTCTGGTTAATCTGATATGTGGAATAACTTGTAATTGCTGAATTGATACAATATCCCAAAACATAAACAGGTTTCATTACAGCTCAGCATGAAATAGCATGTGATCCTTCTGTATACCCTCTTAAAATTTGAGGGCTGGGAGATgtctgggatatatatatatatatctcaattcTATATATACAAGATTAGATTAAggagaaaaaccagaacaatttaAGTACTTCCTTCTATGGAAGGAAGCGTCTATggaagtggttctcaacctttatagtgctgcgacccctttaatacaattccccacgatgtggcgacccccaaccgtaaaattattttcattttgaatttatcgcacctgaagccatattggctagcgatctgaactgcttgcgattgccttgaggacggaggcattaaagcagagactccttccctattaagtttatcgcgcctgaagccagattaggctagcaattgggagtgattgcagctggcttgagagggagacatcagaacaaagatttctctcttttttaattgatcacacctgaagccgaattcggctagcgatttgaagagcctgcagctggcttgtgaagacaacaattggagcgtgattcttcaactcacaagtatactttccatatttccgatggtcttaggcgacccctggcaaatcgccattcgacccccaacagggtcccgacccacaggttgagaaccgctggtctatggaaattctcaaccaACCAgttagaactaaagaagcttcttgaatgagaagcaaaactttaccaaagggaaaaaaatcaagaaagtctacttgctttttggaaaaagcaactttggttcTTCCTTCTACATTTTTTCTGTCATGAGGTCCATTCTTGTGAAGGAAGAAAGCACTTATTTATTAGCTGTATAGAGCGCGCCAAGGTAATATACAGttgttgtcctcgacttacgaccacaaatgagcccaaaatttatgttgctaagcaagaagtttttctccattttatttttcttaccacaattgcaaagtgaatcactgcagttg comes from the Ahaetulla prasina isolate Xishuangbanna chromosome 3, ASM2864084v1, whole genome shotgun sequence genome and includes:
- the LRRC42 gene encoding leucine-rich repeat-containing protein 42, which codes for MSCYLGAENVPEGEPVYVLENGQLFMINQASGGRTNYTPNSRPSRLFSKEFSVELCVNKENDNGRTDHFIFTYTKEGSLRYSSKSLFSLVLSYIADNINYVDSLNDFPEQIAEKLFYAADARQKFMESKTGLCALQTFTNAYGCLVLQKLCLRNGSLIISEKLEEIKSFQGLTYLDLSCCKLGDDHELLEHVTNESLSSLTHLLLKDNCLSDIGLRKMTARVRVMKRGLENLSVLDLSYNPGITNKGVRYLCPFKKMNYLDLSGTGLKGTKQVIDQIQTLIDLVHSKIPLKEFDHSSCKTEGWAEQVILQWKHAVLEVVNSKESIKSRLAAQHFYGKRPKAEGSPESLLGEKQRENYENLQFYKERTETSDNPLPQRDMEMIEEFPKRRRTAGEQKKHHLQSELFSFSQTEWDLLNSY